A genomic region of Leptolyngbya sp. NIES-2104 contains the following coding sequences:
- a CDS encoding aldo/keto reductase: protein MLYRRFGRTELQMPVFSCGGMRYQFKWQDVPRDQVPSDNQANLEATIRRAFDLGIYHIETARGYGSSEMQLGQILPKLPREKLISQTKIVPIADPKAFQKTFEKSLSYLKLDYVDLLGLHGINNQETLDDALRCLEVVRKLQDQGKVRFVGFSTHGSTESIVNAIETNQFDYVNLHWYYINQQNWKAIESANDRDMGVFIISPSNKGGNLYDPPKRLVDLCAPLSPMVFNNLFCLSHPQVHTLSVGAAKPSDFDEHLKTLELLDRADEILPPILERLEQAAIERLGSDWVKNWRVGLPDVEETPGRLNLHTVLWLRNLAIAYDLVDYAKMRYNLLGQGSHWFPGARVNEIDIEALRPYLTQSPFADRIPELLHETHQLLGGEAVKRLSQQ from the coding sequence ATGTTGTACCGACGTTTTGGACGGACTGAACTCCAGATGCCCGTTTTTTCCTGCGGAGGAATGCGGTATCAATTCAAGTGGCAAGATGTTCCCCGTGACCAAGTGCCCTCGGATAATCAGGCGAATCTAGAAGCAACGATTCGCCGAGCGTTCGATCTGGGAATCTATCACATCGAAACAGCACGCGGTTACGGCTCTTCAGAGATGCAGTTGGGTCAAATTCTGCCAAAACTGCCCCGCGAAAAGCTGATTTCCCAAACCAAAATCGTGCCGATAGCTGATCCAAAAGCGTTTCAGAAAACGTTTGAGAAATCCCTCAGCTATCTGAAATTAGATTATGTCGATCTTCTGGGTCTGCATGGCATCAACAATCAAGAAACGCTAGACGACGCGCTTCGATGCTTAGAAGTGGTGCGGAAACTTCAAGATCAGGGGAAAGTTCGATTTGTCGGATTCTCGACGCATGGATCGACAGAAAGTATTGTTAACGCGATCGAAACGAATCAATTCGATTACGTCAATTTGCACTGGTACTACATCAATCAGCAGAATTGGAAAGCGATCGAATCCGCGAACGATCGCGATATGGGAGTTTTCATCATCAGCCCATCTAATAAAGGTGGCAACCTTTACGATCCACCCAAGCGCTTAGTCGATTTGTGTGCGCCTCTTTCCCCGATGGTGTTTAACAACCTATTCTGCCTGAGTCATCCTCAAGTCCATACTCTGAGCGTGGGAGCCGCAAAACCAAGCGATTTCGATGAGCATTTGAAAACTTTAGAACTGCTCGATCGAGCCGATGAAATTTTGCCACCGATTCTCGAACGACTAGAGCAAGCCGCGATCGAGCGATTAGGTTCCGATTGGGTGAAAAACTGGCGCGTGGGATTGCCGGATGTTGAAGAAACGCCTGGACGGTTGAATCTTCATACAGTTTTGTGGTTGCGAAATTTAGCGATCGCTTACGATCTTGTTGATTACGCCAAAATGCGATACAACCTACTCGGTCAAGGAAGCCACTGGTTTCCCGGAGCGCGAGTGAACGAAATCGATATCGAGGCGCTTCGTCCTTATCTAACGCAGAGTCCATTTGCCGATCGTATTCCCGAACTCCTGCACGAAACCCATCAACTTTTAGGCGGTGAAGCCGTTAAACGATTGTCGCAACAATAA
- the coaD gene encoding pantetheine-phosphate adenylyltransferase codes for MIAIYPGSFDPITYGHLDIIKRGAHLFDRVIVAVLRNPNKTPLFTVQQRLDQIQIAAQHLSNVEVDSFEGLTVTYAQMRGASALIRGLRAVSDFEMELQMAHTNKTISTQIETVFLATSNEYSFLSSSVVKEIARFGGSIDHLVPTHVAEDIYRCYAKTHPASHLTDTPKAIVATTLPETCSE; via the coding sequence GTGATTGCCATCTACCCCGGCAGCTTCGACCCGATAACTTACGGACACCTCGACATCATCAAACGAGGTGCTCACTTATTCGATCGTGTCATCGTCGCCGTGTTGCGGAATCCCAACAAAACGCCACTTTTCACCGTTCAGCAGCGACTCGATCAAATTCAAATCGCTGCTCAGCATCTATCTAACGTGGAAGTTGACAGTTTTGAAGGACTCACCGTAACCTATGCCCAGATGCGGGGAGCCTCTGCCCTGATTCGCGGTTTACGGGCTGTTTCAGACTTTGAAATGGAACTCCAGATGGCACACACCAATAAAACGATATCGACTCAAATCGAGACCGTGTTTCTTGCGACCTCGAACGAGTACAGCTTCCTCAGCAGCAGTGTGGTCAAAGAAATCGCCCGCTTCGGCGGCTCGATCGATCACCTGGTTCCTACCCACGTCGCCGAAGATATTTACCGATGTTACGCCAAGACTCACCCAGCATCACACCTGACGGATACACCCAAAGCGATCGTCGCCACGACGCTCCCAGAGACGTGCAGCGAGTAG
- a CDS encoding ATP synthase F0 subunit B: MLRQDSPSITPDGYTQSDRRHDAPRDVQRVGSLDIQRELNRLEEMILDSPRIPLSRRTLIDEEQFLDQLDLVRLSLPEAFHEAMEIAQHRDEILDQAEQYAQEIVEEAERRAAQILNETGIIQRAEQEAQQIRNSVQQECETIQQQTIAQIEQMRRQAQQDLEEMRRLAIEESEDVQNGADEYADKVLRDMESQMSEMLRIVRNGRAQLQINQPQPKSMSPKPNVDRKPQ; this comes from the coding sequence ATGTTACGCCAAGACTCACCCAGCATCACACCTGACGGATACACCCAAAGCGATCGTCGCCACGACGCTCCCAGAGACGTGCAGCGAGTAGGCAGTCTCGATATTCAGCGGGAACTCAATCGGCTAGAGGAGATGATTCTCGATAGCCCCCGGATTCCGCTGTCTCGTCGGACGCTGATCGATGAGGAGCAGTTTCTCGATCAGTTGGATTTGGTGCGCTTGAGTCTACCAGAGGCGTTTCATGAAGCGATGGAAATCGCTCAACATCGCGACGAGATTTTGGATCAAGCAGAACAGTACGCCCAAGAAATTGTCGAAGAGGCAGAACGCCGAGCGGCTCAGATTTTGAATGAAACCGGAATTATTCAACGCGCCGAACAAGAAGCGCAGCAGATTCGTAATTCTGTCCAGCAAGAATGTGAAACGATTCAGCAGCAGACGATCGCACAAATTGAACAGATGCGACGACAGGCACAGCAAGATTTGGAAGAAATGCGGCGATTAGCGATCGAAGAAAGCGAAGATGTGCAAAACGGCGCAGACGAATATGCTGATAAAGTTTTGCGTGATATGGAATCTCAGATGAGCGAAATGCTGCGAATTGTGCGAAATGGTCGCGCTCAGTTGCAGATCAACCAGCCGCAACCGAAATCGATGTCACCGAAACCAAATGTCGATCGTAAGCCTCAATAA
- a CDS encoding IS4 family transposase, producing the protein MLPSFYQTCLQSQLTQTQFVTLEILVELLHKERRITIERLATLFPQPILFESRRRNIQRFLSLPQLTPQAIWFPIVKQWVKRHHPRSKPLHLVIDRTQWQDHNLIMVSLVYNKRAIPLHWMWLNKQGQSSLVEQRRVLRPVFHLLKKHRFILLGDREFHSIELAAWCVEKRVKFVFRLPKSTTVKPDDSSRFTRLDDLPQTPGITEQYLQIQVTQNRGFGKHNLVLRQKRAYRQSSSDAWYLLTNLVDAEQTLNAYATRFSIEPLFKDYKSGGYHLEDCHADFGRFTALLVLIAIAYSISTLQGRRIRKKQVQRYVARVTEPKRTTKRHSAFWIGLYGKLWIEPLNLWSTLAGQLMALKPQKRLFFQRGLNAISLIQSAL; encoded by the coding sequence GTGACGCTAGAAATCTTGGTCGAACTGTTGCACAAAGAGCGCAGAATTACGATTGAACGCTTAGCCACTCTATTTCCGCAACCGATTCTATTTGAGAGCAGACGACGAAACATTCAACGATTCTTGAGCTTGCCGCAACTGACTCCGCAAGCGATCTGGTTTCCGATTGTCAAGCAGTGGGTCAAGCGACATCATCCCCGGAGCAAACCACTTCATCTGGTGATTGACCGTACCCAATGGCAAGACCATAACTTGATCATGGTGAGTCTTGTGTACAATAAGCGAGCGATTCCATTGCACTGGATGTGGCTGAACAAGCAAGGACAGAGTTCACTTGTTGAACAACGAAGAGTGTTACGCCCTGTGTTTCATCTGTTGAAAAAGCATCGCTTCATTCTGCTCGGAGACCGTGAGTTTCACAGCATTGAACTGGCGGCTTGGTGTGTAGAAAAGCGAGTCAAATTCGTGTTCCGTTTACCGAAGAGTACGACCGTCAAACCAGACGACAGCAGCAGGTTTACGCGCCTTGATGACTTGCCGCAAACGCCCGGAATCACCGAGCAATATCTGCAAATTCAAGTGACGCAAAATCGCGGGTTCGGCAAGCACAATTTAGTCTTGCGCCAAAAGCGTGCCTACCGTCAATCGAGTTCGGATGCTTGGTATCTTCTGACTAATCTCGTCGATGCCGAACAAACGCTCAACGCTTATGCCACTCGCTTCTCGATTGAACCCCTGTTCAAAGACTACAAATCCGGCGGCTATCACCTCGAAGATTGTCATGCCGATTTCGGGCGTTTTACTGCCCTGCTGGTCCTGATTGCCATTGCCTACTCGATCTCGACCCTACAAGGGCGGCGCATTCGCAAAAAACAAGTGCAGCGTTACGTCGCTCGTGTGACTGAGCCAAAGCGGACAACAAAGCGTCACAGTGCTTTCTGGATTGGCTTGTATGGCAAGTTATGGATTGAACCCTTGAATTTGTGGTCAACCTTGGCAGGTCAACTGATGGCACTCAAGCCGCAAAAACGCCTTTTCTTTCAGCGAGGTCTCAACGCCATTTCCCTGATTCAGTCTGCTCTCTAG